A single window of Nocardia sp. NBC_01327 DNA harbors:
- a CDS encoding ABC transporter substrate-binding protein yields MTETLWYTRCPVPTASGLANSLGWLGETAGAAGLEFGVLQDAGPELAAHHFLHDLSGLVREGGNVPALAARAQGSPTRLIGLTWIDEAQAILVGPDAEVAGPAELAGLRVGVPAWAQDQARSFPRAMALHGFASALRLGGLTLADVTVVEVGTERNPQVRTAARAEGRMTTWGVEELLRGEVDAIYVKGARAQEVAREHGLRVAVDLDATESKRLRVNNGTPRPITVHADLLESRPEVVIGFLAQSLRAADWAAGNLEAVREVLQRETLSGPEGVVAAYGENFHKDLHPSLSDERVELIGIQKQFLYTHGFLAADFDLESWVAREPLERARELVESGKVLA; encoded by the coding sequence AACAGCCTCGGCTGGCTGGGCGAGACCGCCGGTGCGGCCGGACTGGAATTCGGTGTCCTGCAGGACGCCGGGCCCGAACTGGCCGCGCACCATTTCCTGCATGATCTGTCCGGCCTGGTCCGGGAAGGCGGCAATGTGCCCGCTCTCGCGGCTCGTGCGCAAGGCTCGCCGACCCGGCTGATCGGACTGACCTGGATCGACGAGGCGCAGGCCATTCTCGTCGGGCCCGATGCCGAGGTTGCCGGTCCGGCCGAACTCGCCGGACTGCGGGTGGGCGTCCCCGCCTGGGCGCAGGACCAGGCCCGCAGCTTCCCCCGCGCCATGGCGCTGCACGGTTTCGCGAGCGCGCTGCGCCTGGGCGGGCTCACCCTCGCCGATGTGACCGTCGTCGAGGTCGGCACGGAGCGGAACCCGCAGGTGCGCACCGCGGCCCGCGCCGAGGGCCGCATGACGACGTGGGGCGTGGAGGAGTTGCTGCGCGGCGAGGTGGATGCCATCTACGTCAAGGGCGCGCGGGCACAGGAGGTCGCGCGGGAGCACGGGCTGCGGGTCGCGGTCGATCTCGACGCCACCGAGAGCAAGCGGCTGCGGGTCAACAATGGCACTCCGCGCCCCATTACCGTGCATGCGGATCTGCTGGAATCGCGGCCCGAGGTCGTGATCGGATTCCTCGCGCAGAGCCTGCGCGCCGCCGATTGGGCTGCGGGCAACCTCGAGGCGGTGCGCGAGGTGCTGCAGCGCGAAACCCTGTCCGGCCCCGAAGGTGTGGTCGCGGCCTATGGCGAGAACTTCCACAAGGATCTGCACCCGTCGCTGTCGGATGAGCGCGTCGAGCTGATCGGGATCCAGAAGCAGTTCCTGTACACGCACGGCTTCCTGGCCGCTGACTTCGACCTTGAATCCTGGGTCGCCCGTGAGCCTTTGGAGCGGGCCCGTGAGCTCGTCGAGTCGGGGAAGGTGCTCGCGTGA
- a CDS encoding LLM class flavin-dependent oxidoreductase has product MTEFLWRLPTQGDGRHAGAATRHRGGFGGPAPVTPATDVRPGRFGPFDDLHQIIDAAELSGLDGVLAPYDPLGEESWIVAGGALRATRHARVIVEFQPAFGTPVYAAKVSATLQQISRGRLSWRIAVETEEADARARGDRVTGDDRYARAAEFLTVARGVWNETPVPGAGFKGTGFEFDGEYFDVIDGGFRGILSGLPFPTVYLSGTSAQALELSARHGDVHVFTETPDGITASVTELRERAAAAGRTVRAGLEIPVIARETEQEAWARAHRQWREVHPEDPSGDLALGDGRWAGFAELGYSQPVGLVGSYEQVAQRLSGYIEAGIESFVLVGHPHIEEVHRTGEHLLHLVDPAGRTLAAQEATA; this is encoded by the coding sequence GTGACCGAGTTCCTGTGGCGGCTGCCCACCCAGGGTGACGGGCGGCATGCCGGGGCGGCGACGCGACATCGCGGCGGCTTCGGCGGGCCCGCGCCGGTCACCCCGGCCACCGATGTGCGTCCGGGCCGGTTCGGACCGTTCGATGACCTGCACCAGATCATCGATGCCGCAGAGCTTTCCGGTCTCGACGGCGTACTGGCCCCCTATGATCCGCTCGGCGAGGAATCGTGGATCGTGGCGGGCGGGGCGCTGCGCGCCACCCGGCACGCCCGCGTGATCGTCGAATTCCAGCCCGCCTTCGGTACTCCGGTGTATGCGGCGAAGGTATCGGCGACGCTGCAGCAGATTTCCCGGGGCAGATTGTCGTGGCGGATCGCCGTGGAGACCGAGGAAGCCGATGCCCGGGCGCGGGGCGATCGGGTCACCGGCGACGACCGCTACGCGCGCGCCGCCGAGTTCTTGACCGTGGCGCGGGGGGTATGGAACGAAACCCCGGTCCCCGGTGCGGGATTCAAGGGCACCGGCTTCGAATTCGACGGCGAGTACTTCGATGTGATCGACGGGGGCTTCCGCGGCATTCTGTCCGGGCTGCCGTTCCCGACCGTGTACCTTTCCGGCACGTCGGCGCAGGCGCTGGAGCTTTCGGCGCGGCACGGCGATGTGCACGTGTTCACCGAAACACCGGACGGCATCACGGCATCGGTTACGGAGCTGCGCGAACGTGCGGCGGCCGCGGGGCGGACCGTGCGGGCCGGGCTCGAAATCCCGGTCATCGCCAGGGAAACCGAGCAGGAGGCGTGGGCGCGAGCGCACCGCCAGTGGCGCGAGGTGCACCCCGAAGACCCGTCCGGCGACTTGGCTCTCGGCGACGGCCGCTGGGCCGGATTCGCCGAACTCGGCTACTCCCAGCCGGTGGGCCTCGTCGGAAGCTATGAGCAAGTGGCGCAGCGGCTCTCGGGTTATATCGAGGCCGGAATCGAATCCTTCGTGCTCGTCGGGCATCCCCATATCGAGGAAGTGCACCGCACCGGCGAACACCTGCTGCATCTCGTCGATCCGGCCGGGCGCACCCTGGCCGCCCAGGAGGCCACGGCATGA
- a CDS encoding LLM class flavin-dependent oxidoreductase produces the protein MTIDIYWRIGMEGDHASLRTPRRSNRGHAGGYGPGNIAPAIRDGELDGYGYIDHMAAVAKASESAGFLGGLLPSFPVTDDPWAVAAALARETTTYRFMVAFQPGFLHPVQAARMSASLQRATGGRLVYNIISGGGGPAQLWWGDKVSHDDRYARTSEFLDVLRGVWDGAPYDYDGRFFHTEGAALPPGLAGQPFPEVYFSGSSGAAVQAAGRHSDYYLSWLEPYADLRAKFDGARAHAETFGRTPKFAVRIDIVARHTEEAAWAEIEKGWAFVDRDAANRAAQGDSVGAARIKGWVPETITGYHDLEVQPNMWCGFSLIRGGPAFGLVGSYEQVAERLDELIDLGVDAFILAGNPHLEEAYRVGEEVLPLLGRSRLTAPNSEAALSFSR, from the coding sequence ATGACCATCGACATCTACTGGCGCATCGGCATGGAGGGCGACCACGCGTCGCTGCGCACCCCGCGCCGGTCCAACCGCGGGCACGCGGGTGGTTACGGACCCGGCAATATCGCTCCCGCCATCCGTGACGGCGAACTCGACGGGTACGGCTATATCGACCATATGGCCGCTGTGGCAAAGGCTTCGGAGTCGGCGGGATTCCTCGGCGGGCTGCTGCCGTCGTTCCCGGTCACCGATGACCCGTGGGCGGTGGCCGCCGCGCTGGCCCGGGAAACCACCACCTACCGGTTCATGGTCGCGTTCCAGCCCGGGTTCCTGCATCCGGTGCAGGCGGCGCGTATGTCGGCGAGTCTGCAGCGGGCCACCGGGGGGAGGCTGGTCTACAACATCATCAGCGGGGGCGGCGGTCCTGCCCAATTGTGGTGGGGCGACAAGGTTTCCCACGATGACCGGTATGCGCGCACCAGTGAGTTCCTGGATGTGCTGCGCGGCGTGTGGGACGGTGCACCGTACGACTATGACGGCCGGTTCTTCCACACCGAAGGCGCCGCGCTGCCACCGGGATTGGCAGGTCAGCCGTTTCCGGAGGTGTACTTCTCCGGGTCGTCGGGCGCAGCCGTGCAGGCGGCGGGCCGCCACTCGGATTACTACCTGTCCTGGCTCGAGCCGTATGCCGATCTGCGTGCCAAGTTCGACGGGGCCCGTGCGCACGCCGAAACCTTCGGACGCACACCGAAGTTCGCGGTGCGCATCGATATCGTCGCCCGGCACACCGAGGAGGCGGCCTGGGCGGAAATCGAGAAGGGCTGGGCCTTCGTCGACCGTGACGCGGCGAATCGGGCCGCCCAGGGCGACTCCGTCGGCGCGGCGCGCATCAAGGGCTGGGTGCCCGAAACCATCACCGGCTACCACGATCTCGAGGTACAGCCGAATATGTGGTGCGGCTTCAGCCTCATTCGCGGCGGCCCCGCCTTCGGCCTGGTCGGCAGTTACGAGCAGGTCGCCGAGCGCCTCGACGAACTGATCGACCTCGGCGTGGACGCCTTCATTCTCGCGGGCAATCCGCATCTGGAGGAGGCGTACCGGGTCGGCGAGGAGGTCCTGCCGCTACTGGGCCGTTCCCGCCTCACCGCGCCGAATTCCGAAGCAGCACTGTCTTTCTCCCGCTAA